The Natronoarchaeum philippinense genome includes the window AGTCCGTCGAGGTGTACGTCGGCGACGAATCGACGGCGACAGCGACGCGCGAATCCGACGAGCCGTCCGAGTCGACAGTCGGCGCCGAACCGGCGGCGGACGACGCCGAGCCCACGGAGCGCGAGCGCAGACTGCGCCGCGAGATCGAGGACATCGAAGCCGGCGGGCCAGAGAAGTACCGCGAGCGGCTCGACGAGCAGGGGAAACTATTCGTTCGGGACAGGCTTGGCCTGTGGTTTGGCGATGATGGCGTCCAGTTCGAGGACGGCAAGTTCGCCAACTTCGACGCGTGGCACGCCGACAGTCCGGATGTCGGGGAGTACGATCCCGACACGCGGCTTCCCGCAGACGGCCTGCTGACCGGGGCCGCCGACTTCGAAGGGCGATCGGTGCACTTCATGGCCAACGACTTCACCGTCAAGGCGGGGTCGATGGCCGAGCGCGGCGTCGAGAAGTTTCTCCGGATGCAACAGCGGGCGCTGAAGTCGGGCAAGCCGGTTCTCTACCTGATGGACTCTTCGGGCGGCCGGATCGACCAGCAGACGGGCTTTTTCGCCAACCGCGAGGGGATCGGCAAGTACTACTACAACCACTCGATGCTCTCGGGGCGAGTCCCCCAGATCTGCGTGTTGTACGGGCCCTGCATCGCTGGTGCGGCGTACACGCCGGTGTTCGCCGATTTCACCGTGATGATCGAGGGGATGAGCGCGATGGCGATCGCCAGCCCACGGATGGTCGAGATGGTCACCGGCGAGCAGATCGACCTCGACGATCTGGGCGGCCCGCGAGTCCACACCGAGGAGTCTGGCAGCGCAGATTTGGTCGCGGAGGACGAAGAGCACGCCCGCGAGTTGGTCGCTCAGTTGCTGTCGTATCTGCCCAACAACGCCGACGAGAAGCCGCTGAAGTCGGAGACCGTCGCTCCAGCAAAGCCGCCAGAGGGGCTCGACGCCGTCGTCCCCGAGCAGCCAAACGAGGGGTACGATATCGAGCGCGTGATCGAACGTGTCGTCGACGGCGACTCCTTTTTCGAGTTGCGGCCGGGCTACGGCGCCGAGATCGTCACCGGGTTCGCCCGGATCGACGGCCGGCCGGTCGGCATCGTCGCCAACCAGCCCGCCGAGCGCGCCGGGGCGATCTTCCCCGACGCCGCCGAGAAGGCCGCACAGTTCATCTGGACCGCCGACGCGTACAACGTCCCGCTGCTGTATCTCTGTGACACGCCGGGCTTTATGGCCGGCTCGCAGGTCGAGAAAGAGGGGATTCTCGAACAGGGCAAGCGGTTCATCTACGCCACCTCCTCGGCGACGGTTCCCCAACAGACCGTCGTCGTGCGCAAAGCCTACGGCGCCGGCATCTACGCGATGGGCGGGCCGGCCTACGACCCAGAGAGCGTGATCGGACTCCCGTCCGGCGAGATCGGGATTATGGGCCCCGAAGCGGCGATCAACGCCGTCTACGCCAACAAGCTGGCAGAGATCGACGACGAAGACGAACGCGCGAAGCGGGAAGCCGAACTCCGGGAGGAGTACCGCGAGGACATCGACGTGCACCGGATGGCCAGCGAGGTCGTGATCGACGAGATCGTTCCGCCGAGTGAGTTGCGGGCCGAACTGGCGGCCCGCTTTGCGTTCTACGAGGACGTGGAGAAGGAACTCCCCGACAAGAAACACGGGACGGTGCTCTGACCGTCGCCGCGGCATCCTGCGGCTGTGGCTGACGGGGTCCTCGAATTGTGGCGAACAGGCGGCTGCGGCGTCACGACGGCGAGCCGTGCAACCGTGTCACGACGCGGGTGCCGCACAACCGCCCAGTACCGCGTCGCGTCGGCGTCTCAGCGCACGTGGTGTCGTCGCCGCGCGTTCGGTGATAAACCTGTAGCGATTGGGAGGACGATTCGGCTGGATCGATTACCGTACCACGGGTTCAAAGTTTATTGTGCTCCGGCGTAACACAGCAGTATGCGACTCGATGACAAGACTGTGCTGATCACGGGATCGGGAACGGGTATCGGCGAGGCGACCGCGCTGCGCTGTGCCGAGGCCGGCGCGACCGTCGTTTCGACTGATGTCGACGCCGAAGCCGCCGCGGCGACCGCGGCGTCGATCCGCGACGCCGACGCCGATGAGCAAAGCTCATCGAACTCTCACTCGACTTCGTCTCGCGAGAACGGCGAGGCGACGAGTTACGAGCTGGACGTGACCGACGCTGATCGGTTCCACGCCGTCGTCGACGAGGTTGCCGACGAGCACGGGCTGGACGTGCTGGTCAACAACGCCGGCATCGGCCACCCGCCGTCGTCGGTCGAGGACACCGACGCGTCGGTGCGAGACTACGTCGTCGACGTGAACATAAACGGGACGTGGAACGGCTGTCACGCCGCCTTGCCGGTGATGAAGGAGCAGGGATCCGGTTCGATCATCAACATGGCATCTGTCGGCGGAATGGTCGGCTTTCCCTACCAGTCGGTGTACGCCCTGACGAAGGCGGCCGTGATCAACTTCACGCGGGCCGTCGCCGCGGAGGCTGGGCCAGCCGGCGTGCGCGCCAATGCCGTCTGTCCCGGATTCGTCGACACACAACTGACCGAGGCCTTTTTTGCGGGGCGCGAGGACCCCGAGGCAGCCCGCGAAGAGATGATTCAGCAGTACCCGCTCAGGCGGCTCGGTGAGTCAGAGGAAATCGCCGACTGCGTCGCCTTCCTCGCCAGCGACGCGGCGTCGTTCGTCACCGGGCACGCGCTGACCGCCGACGGCGGCTTTTCGAGCACCTGATCGGTGAGCTATCCGAGCGCATCGCGCCGACGCCGGGATATTTACGCGCGGCACTCTCACGACCCGACATGAGCGGAAACGAGCCCTCTGGGAGCGCTTCGGACGACGGGACGCCGCCGTCCGACGAGAGCGTGGCCGAGTCGTCGACGGACGGGACCGACGAACCGGCATCCGCGCAAGACGCCGAATCGGCAGCTGCGCAGGACGCCGACGCCGCGTCGGCGACGGCATCGAGCGCGCGCTCGACCGCACCCGACGGGCAGATTCCGGACGATGTCACGGCCGCCGATCTGACGATCGAACCCCGGTCGCTCCACCCCAACGTCCGGATCGTCTGGATACTACAGAGCCTCCTCTCGGCGGCGATTCTCGGCGTCATCGTCGGCGCGATCGGCGTCGCCGGATTCGATCTTGGCATCTGGGTCGGCGGGGTCGCGTTTCTCGTCGTCAGCGTCCTGACGGTCCTCCACGCGATCTTGCGCTACCGGATCTGGACGTACGAAGTACGGGAAGACGCGCTGTATCTCGAGCGCGGCGTCCTGACACGCGTGCGGACCGTGGTTCCATACGTTCGCATCCAGCACGTCGACGCCAGTCGCGGCCCCGTCGAGCGCGCGGTCGGGCTCGCGTCGTCGGTCGTCTACACCGCGGGGACGCGCGGCGCCGACGTGACGATCCCCGGACTGACGCCCGAGCGGGCCGACGACCTCCAAGAGCGCCTGAAGCAGTTGGCGATCCTCGCGGAGGGCGACGACGCCGTATGACGACGCTGCACCCGCTGTCGATCCCCTATCGGGCGGCCCAGCGCGTCTGGCAGTTCGTGGGCTTTTTCGTCGTCTTCGCGTTCTCGGGGACGCTCCTGTCGGGCGACGGGCTGCAGGCCGCGGGACTGCTGGGCCTTGTCGGGGCGATCCTCGTCGCCGTCGTCGTCTGGGAGGTGCTGTACTACCGGCGCTTCGAGTACGACTTGACCGAGACGACGTTCGATCTGCACTCCGGCGTCCTCTCGCGACGCGACCGGGAGATTCCCTACCGGCGCGTCCAGAACGTCTCGATCAGTCGGAACGTGGTCGAGCGCGTGCTCGGCCTCGCGGAGGTCACCGTCGAGACTGCCGGCGGAAGCTCAGCGGAAGCCGAACTCCGCTACGTCGGCGTCGAGGAGGCCAATCGGTTGCAGGACGAACTCGGCCGCCGAAAGCGACGGGCCGCCCGCGAAGACGGCCGGTCGTCGGCGTCGCGTGAGGACGCCGAAGGGCGGTCTGTCGAACGACCGAAGCGAACTCGACTGTTTGCGATCTCCGACCGCGAGTTAGTTGTGCTCGGCCTCGTATCGGTCGATCTGCGCCTGCTCCCGCTGGCGACGCTGTTGCTCCCGGTGTTCGGGTCGGCGGCCGCCCAAGAGCTGGCCGCCGGGCCGCTGTTCGTCGTCGCACCGCTGTCCGCGATCGGGCTCTACGCGGTGACTGCGCTGGCAAGTGGCGCCATCTCGGTGGCGAACTACTACGGGTTCGAGCTCGTTCAGACGGGCGACGAACTCAGATACGAGCGCGGCCTGCTCCAGCGCTACAGCGGGACGATCCCGCTGGGCAAAGTCCAGACGGTCTCGATGACCGAAAACGTCCTCCAGCGGCTCGTCGGCTACGCGTCGCTGTCGATCGAGACGGCGGGCTCCTCACCCGGACAGGCCGGCGGCTCGCAGTCGGCGGTACCGATCGCCAAGCGCGACCGAGTGCTCCAACTGGCCCAGTCGGTCGAGCCGTTCGGCGACCCGTCGTTCGAGCGCCCGCCAAAGCGCGCCCGGCTGCGCTACGTCGCGCGGTACAGCATCGTTCTCGCCGTGCTAGTCGGAGTAGCGTTCTTGGCAGATCGGGCGACGGCGACGACGCTGTACTGGTACGCGCTCTTGCTGGCCGTCCCCGCGATTCCCGTCGCGGCGCATCTGAAGTGGCGGAACCTCGGCTACGCACTCGAAGAGGACCACGTCGTGACCCGGGCTGGCTTCTGGAATCGGACGACGACCGTCGTTCCCTACTACCGGGTCCAGACGGTGCTCGACAGCCAGACGATCTTCCAGCGCCGTCGGCAGCTTGCGACAGTGACCATCGACACGGCCGGCTCGCGCAGCCTCACCGGACAGGACGCCCGCGCGGTCGACATCGACAGAACGCGCGCGGCCGAACTACGTGAGGATGTCGCCGAGCGGCTCCAGCGATCGCTGGCCGACCGAACGCCGGCACCCGATCGGCTGTTCGACGCCGAGCAGTCCTCCGACGGAACGGTCGGCGGGACGCCGTCACCCGGCGAGTAAGCTGACAGCGCTGCTACCGGCCCCACTGGTACATCCACCAACTGGCGCCGAGCAACAGTATCCCGGCCCCGAGCGCCGAAGTCGCCGGCTCTGGAATGATAAACAGCACGAAGCCGACGACGATCAGCACGCCCGGCTCGACCTGATCGAGGTAGCCTGAGGGGATCACACCGGTATCGACGGGCGACACGACTAAAGACGTTGGCGTGGCGGCGGACCCTCTTCGTTTATCGTTATACAGTGCAAATGTGTTACACAGTATGACGCCAGAACAGACAGACGCCGGTACGTACGCCGCCGATGACCGGTCGGCGAGCGCGCGAGAGCCGATTACGGTTCGCCTGATCGGCACGGCGATGCTGGCCGGGTTCGTTTCGATGGTGTCGA containing:
- a CDS encoding PH domain-containing protein; protein product: MEPRSLHPNVRIVWILQSLLSAAILGVIVGAIGVAGFDLGIWVGGVAFLVVSVLTVLHAILRYRIWTYEVREDALYLERGVLTRVRTVVPYVRIQHVDASRGPVERAVGLASSVVYTAGTRGADVTIPGLTPERADDLQERLKQLAILAEGDDAV
- a CDS encoding SDR family NAD(P)-dependent oxidoreductase, whose translation is MRLDDKTVLITGSGTGIGEATALRCAEAGATVVSTDVDAEAAAATAASIRDADADEQSSSNSHSTSSRENGEATSYELDVTDADRFHAVVDEVADEHGLDVLVNNAGIGHPPSSVEDTDASVRDYVVDVNINGTWNGCHAALPVMKEQGSGSIINMASVGGMVGFPYQSVYALTKAAVINFTRAVAAEAGPAGVRANAVCPGFVDTQLTEAFFAGREDPEAAREEMIQQYPLRRLGESEEIADCVAFLASDAASFVTGHALTADGGFSST
- a CDS encoding PH domain-containing protein — encoded protein: MTTLHPLSIPYRAAQRVWQFVGFFVVFAFSGTLLSGDGLQAAGLLGLVGAILVAVVVWEVLYYRRFEYDLTETTFDLHSGVLSRRDREIPYRRVQNVSISRNVVERVLGLAEVTVETAGGSSAEAELRYVGVEEANRLQDELGRRKRRAAREDGRSSASREDAEGRSVERPKRTRLFAISDRELVVLGLVSVDLRLLPLATLLLPVFGSAAAQELAAGPLFVVAPLSAIGLYAVTALASGAISVANYYGFELVQTGDELRYERGLLQRYSGTIPLGKVQTVSMTENVLQRLVGYASLSIETAGSSPGQAGGSQSAVPIAKRDRVLQLAQSVEPFGDPSFERPPKRARLRYVARYSIVLAVLVGVAFLADRATATTLYWYALLLAVPAIPVAAHLKWRNLGYALEEDHVVTRAGFWNRTTTVVPYYRVQTVLDSQTIFQRRRQLATVTIDTAGSRSLTGQDARAVDIDRTRAAELREDVAERLQRSLADRTPAPDRLFDAEQSSDGTVGGTPSPGE
- a CDS encoding acyl-CoA carboxylase subunit beta translates to MKVRIGADATDEEAAAIATALSEHVAESVEVYVGDESTATATRESDEPSESTVGAEPAADDAEPTERERRLRREIEDIEAGGPEKYRERLDEQGKLFVRDRLGLWFGDDGVQFEDGKFANFDAWHADSPDVGEYDPDTRLPADGLLTGAADFEGRSVHFMANDFTVKAGSMAERGVEKFLRMQQRALKSGKPVLYLMDSSGGRIDQQTGFFANREGIGKYYYNHSMLSGRVPQICVLYGPCIAGAAYTPVFADFTVMIEGMSAMAIASPRMVEMVTGEQIDLDDLGGPRVHTEESGSADLVAEDEEHARELVAQLLSYLPNNADEKPLKSETVAPAKPPEGLDAVVPEQPNEGYDIERVIERVVDGDSFFELRPGYGAEIVTGFARIDGRPVGIVANQPAERAGAIFPDAAEKAAQFIWTADAYNVPLLYLCDTPGFMAGSQVEKEGILEQGKRFIYATSSATVPQQTVVVRKAYGAGIYAMGGPAYDPESVIGLPSGEIGIMGPEAAINAVYANKLAEIDDEDERAKREAELREEYREDIDVHRMASEVVIDEIVPPSELRAELAARFAFYEDVEKELPDKKHGTVL